In Amaranthus tricolor cultivar Red isolate AtriRed21 chromosome 3, ASM2621246v1, whole genome shotgun sequence, a single window of DNA contains:
- the LOC130808126 gene encoding uncharacterized protein LOC130808126 — translation MTRRNIDVLLSSSNSATSSDQLLMFPPNFPLVSSLLAISLAQFLKIFTAWYKEKKWDSKRMLSSGGMPSSHSAGVTALAVAIGLQEGTSGSAFALAVVLACIVMYDATGVRLHAGQQAQLLNQIVCELPPEHPVSNCKPLRDSLGHTPLQVAAGAILGFVVAYLVMFYR, via the exons ATGACAAGGAGAAACATAGATGTATTATTGTCAAGTTCAAATTCAGCAACTTCTTCAGATCAATTGTTGATGTTCCCTCCTAATTTCCCTCTTGTTTCTTCTCTGCTTGCCATTTCTCTCGCTCAGTTTCTCAAGATCTTCACTGCTTG GTATAAAGAAAAGAAATGGGACTCTAAAAGAATGCTTAGCTCTGGTGGCATGCCATCATCACATTCAGCAGGTGTGACAGCGCTTGCTGTGGCAATTGGCTTGCAAGAAGGAACAAGTGGATCAGCATTTGCTCTAGCTGTGGTTTTGGCATGCATT GTGATGTATGATGCAACTGGTGTGAGGCTTCATGCTGGTCAGCAAGCTCAA TTATTAAATCAAATCGTTTGTGAGCTGCCTCCTGAACATCCTGTTTCTAATTGTAAACCGCTTCGAGATTCCTTAGGTCATACACCTCTACAG GTTGCAGCAGGCGCGATTTTGGGTTTTGTTGTTGCTTACCTTGTGATGTTCTACCGATAA
- the LOC130808125 gene encoding GDP-L-galactose phosphorylase 2, whose protein sequence is MLRIKRVPTIVSNYQKEDSDGSSRSVGGCGRNCLKECCIQGAKFPLYAFKRINKIETEQALTVDEARKSPVAFLDSLLLGEWEDRVERGLFRYDVTACETKVIPGDHGFVAQLNEGRHLKKRPTEFRVDKVLQPFDGNKFNFTKVGQEEVLFQFEASEDGEAYFTPSAPIDVENSPSFVAINVSPIEYGHVLLIPRIFECLPQRIDYENLLLALYMAIEAGSPYFRLGYNSLGAFATINHLHFQAYYLAAQFPIEKAPTKKITTTSNGVEIFELLKFPVRGLVLEGGNSLQDLAKVVSDCCVFLQDTNIPYNVLIAESGKRIFLLPQCYAEKQALGEVNPELLDTQVNPAVWEISGHIVLKRRKDYDEASEENAWRLLAEVSLSEARFEEVKAMIFEAIACTIVENGSNKFLEEADLISSSALQDMDSINSSASAMVTGNHECVVLQ, encoded by the exons atgttGAGGATTAAGAGGGTTCCGACGATTGTTTCGAATTATCAGAAGGAGGACAGTGATGGGTCTTCTCGTTCTGTTGGTGGGTGTGGACGGAATTGTCTCAAGGAGTGTTGCATTCAag GTGCAAAATTTCCTTTATATGCTTTCAAGAGGATCAACAAGATTGAAACTGAGCAGGCTTTGACTGTCGATGAGGCTAGAAAATCTCCTGTTGCCTTCCTGGATTCACTCCTTTTGGGAGAG TGGGAAGACCGTGTGGAGAGGGGGCTATTCCGCTATGACGTCACTGCTTGTGAAACCAAG GTGATTCCTGGTGACCACGGTTTTGTTGCCCAGCTTAACGAGGGCCGTCACCTGAAGAAAAGGCCGACTGAATTCCGTGTAGATAAGGTCCTACAACCCTTCGATGGCAACAAATTCAACTTTACTAAAGTGGGGCAGGAAGAGGTGCTCTTCCAGTTTGAAGCAAGTGAAGATGGTGAAGCTTACTTCACCCCTAGTGCTCCGATTGATGTCGAGAATTCTCCGAGTTTTGTTGCCATTAAT GTGAGTCCTATCGAGTATGGACACGTCCTCTTGATTCCTCGAATATTCGAGTGTCTGCCTCAGAGGATTGACTATGAGAACTTATTGCTTGCTCTGTACATGGCCATTGAAGCTGGGAGTCCTTACTTCCGTCTTGGTTACAATAGCTTGGGTGCATTTGCCACCATTAACCACCTCCATTTTCAG GCGTACTACTTGGCTGCCCAGTTCCCCATCGAGAAGGCTCCTACCAAGAAAATCACCACAACTAGCAATGGGGTAGAGATATTTGAACTCCTGAAATTTCCGGTTAGGGGTCTTGTTTTAGAAGGCGGAAATTCTTTGCAAGATCTAGCTAAGGTGGTCTCGGACTGCTGTGTTTTCCTTCAAGACACTAATATCCCTTACAATGTCCTCATTGCTGAATCGGGAAAGCGTATTTTTCTTCTTCCGCAG TGCTATGCTGAGAAACAGGCTCTAGGGGAGGTAAATCCCGAGTTGCTCGACACCCAAGTCAATCCAGCTGTGTGGGAGATCAGTGGgcatattgtgttgaagaggaggAAAGACTACGACGAGGCATCAGAGGAGAACGCTTGGAGGCTCTTGGCCGAGGTATCTCTTTCCGAAGCAAGGTTTGAAGAGGTGAAAGCAATGATATTCGAAGCTATTGCTTGTACTATTGTCGAAAATGGGTCCAACAAGTTTCTTGAGGAAGCCGATCTCATATCTTCTTCTGCCCTCCAAGACATGGACTCCATCAATTCCTCTGCTTCTGCCATGGTAACCGGAAACCACGAATGTGTGGTTCTCCAGTAA